The window TGGGTTTCCCGGTCAACATGGTCAAGAAGGAACAGGTCCTGCAGGCGGTCGATAAGTTTCAGCAGCAGTACACGAATATCTGCAGCTATGGCGAGCAGCATCCGGCGCACATTCTCTGCGTGGCTCACCAGCTTGCTGTTATATTGGACCTTGTTGATCTTGGTGGCACCAGCCACAATGGCCGCAACATCGGGACCGAAATCCTTTTCCAGTTCCTCGATGGTTACCCCCTCGTGCGGGACACCATGAAGCAGGCCGGCCAGAACGGTATCCAGATCCAGATGCATTGATGCCAGGGTCGAAGAGACCTCCAGCAAATGGATCAGATAGGGTTCGCCGGAGAGATGGAGTTTCCCGCTGTGAACACGGGTGACGACCTCCCACGCCTTATCTATGGGTGAGAGGTCGACACCATGCAGGTAATTTGAAGCTAGAATTTTCAACCCTTTCGGGTTTAACATCGATGAGTAGGGCATAGCACTGCGTAACGCAAACTCTTGGCGGATATCCGCTCAGGTCAGTGTTCCATATCTTTTTTGATTCTCTCCAGCAGAGATTCAACTATCTGCTCTGGAGCAATTTCTTCAGTATATCCATCACTGCGACGGCGCACCTCGAGAACTCCGTTTTTAGTCAGGGACTTGCCAACAGTCACCCGGTACGGAATTCCCAACAGATCAGCATCTTTAAACTTGGAGCCCGGACGTTCATCGCGGTCATCGAAAAGTACTTCGATACCAGCTTGCTGCAGATCGCTATACAATTTCTCGGCCGCCGCATTAATACTCTCATCCTTCAACCCAAGATTCAAGATAATAACTTGATATGGTGCCAGGGGTACCGGAAAAATAATGCCGTTTTCATCATGATTCTGCTCGATAGCAGCGGCAACGACCCGGCTTACACCGATACCGTAGCACCCCATAACGAAAGGCTTCTCCTGGCCGTCTGCATCCTGGAACATAGCCTCCATCGACTCTGAGTAGGAGGTCCCAAGCTTGAAGATATGTCCTACCTCGATACCCTCGGTGAGATCGATCTCTCCACCACAGGCAGGACATGGATCTTCGATAGTCACCTGGCGCAGATCAGCTATGCCGCTCACCTCGAAATCACGACCGAGGTTCACGTTACGCATATGGTAATTCTTCTCGTTGGCTCCAACGACGAAGTTTGCCATAGCGGCAACCTCCTGATCGGCAACCAGCTTGATTTTGCTGTTGACCGGTCCGAGATAGCCTGTCGGGGCCCCTGTGGCATCAAAAGCAGCTTTGTCGTCAGCAAGTTCAACGTCAATGGCCCCAAGGAAATTCTTGAGTTTCACCTCTTCAACTTCACGATCGCCGCGTACCAGTACTGCCACCGGGGTACCATCAGCAATATAGACCATTGTTTTTACGAGCTGATCGGGGGTAATATCCATGAACTCACAGACCGCGTTCACCTTGCGCTTACCTGGAGTCTCAACTTTTTCAAGATCAAGCAGCGGCTCATCGTTTTTCGCTTCGGCCGGCTTAACCTCAGCC of the Desulfosediminicola ganghwensis genome contains:
- a CDS encoding proline--tRNA ligase → MRYSQSLLPTLKETPAEAEVISHRLMLRAGFMRKLTSGVYTYLPYGLAAIRRVEAIVREEMNRAGAQELMMPMVQPADLWRETGRYEKYGPELLRFHDRHERESCLGPTHEEVITDIIRRDLHSYRDLPINLYQIQTKFRDEIRPRFGLMRGREFIMKDAYSFDVDDAGAEVAYGKMYEAYKRIFTRCGLEFRAVQADSGAIGGSFSHEFMVLADTGEDTIVVCKSCEYAANMEKAEVKPAEAKNDEPLLDLEKVETPGKRKVNAVCEFMDITPDQLVKTMVYIADGTPVAVLVRGDREVEEVKLKNFLGAIDVELADDKAAFDATGAPTGYLGPVNSKIKLVADQEVAAMANFVVGANEKNYHMRNVNLGRDFEVSGIADLRQVTIEDPCPACGGEIDLTEGIEVGHIFKLGTSYSESMEAMFQDADGQEKPFVMGCYGIGVSRVVAAAIEQNHDENGIIFPVPLAPYQVIILNLGLKDESINAAAEKLYSDLQQAGIEVLFDDRDERPGSKFKDADLLGIPYRVTVGKSLTKNGVLEVRRRSDGYTEEIAPEQIVESLLERIKKDMEH